A section of the Flavobacterium ardleyense genome encodes:
- a CDS encoding YkgJ family cysteine cluster protein, which translates to MKPTLNELPKLAKDKHIENKKYFDKLKKKPPRDLDYQMQELHTSEFKKTDCLDCANCCKTTGPLFTSADIERISKHFRMKSQQFISQFLRVDEDNDYVLQSVPCHFLGDDNKCSIYEVRPKACREFPHTDRHKFQQIAAITLQNIPICPAAYNIVEAMKKKIPL; encoded by the coding sequence TTGAAACCTACTTTAAACGAACTTCCAAAGCTCGCCAAAGATAAGCATATCGAAAACAAAAAGTATTTTGATAAATTAAAAAAGAAACCCCCTCGCGATTTGGACTATCAAATGCAAGAATTGCACACGTCCGAATTTAAGAAAACAGATTGTCTTGATTGCGCCAATTGCTGCAAAACTACTGGTCCACTGTTTACATCGGCAGACATTGAGAGGATTTCAAAACATTTCAGAATGAAATCTCAGCAATTTATCAGCCAGTTTCTAAGAGTTGATGAAGATAACGATTATGTACTGCAATCTGTGCCCTGTCATTTTTTGGGAGATGATAATAAGTGTAGCATTTATGAGGTGCGCCCCAAAGCGTGTCGCGAATTTCCACACACCGATAGACATAAGTTTCAGCAGATAGCAGCAATCACCTTGCAAAATATACCAATCTGTCCCGCAGCCTATAATATTGTAGAGGCAATGAAAAAGAAAATTCCACTTTAG
- a CDS encoding class I SAM-dependent methyltransferase, with the protein MKDLFGKAILDFQTNNNPENIITETSISEADEMSVSYLFRSFDEMPKIEQKALELASGKVLDVGCGAGSHSLYLQKERNLDVVSIDISNNAVLACAERGLEQCYVQDLMTMTDEDGKYDSILLLMNGCGLAGTMKKLPAFLQKLKSLLNVDGQILIDSSDIIYMFDEDEDGGRWISNEAEYYGEVTFDISYKGEKEDTFDWLYIDYNTLQNAAYANGLKAEMILEGEHYDYLAKLTHL; encoded by the coding sequence ATGAAAGACCTCTTTGGTAAAGCGATTTTAGATTTTCAAACCAATAACAATCCTGAAAACATCATCACTGAAACTTCCATTTCTGAAGCTGACGAAATGAGCGTTTCATATTTATTTAGATCATTTGACGAGATGCCGAAGATTGAGCAGAAAGCTTTGGAGTTGGCATCTGGAAAAGTTCTTGATGTTGGTTGTGGAGCAGGCAGTCACAGTTTATATTTGCAAAAGGAGCGTAATCTAGATGTTGTTTCTATTGACATTTCGAATAATGCAGTTTTGGCTTGCGCCGAAAGAGGACTCGAACAATGTTACGTGCAAGATTTGATGACCATGACAGACGAAGACGGCAAGTATGATTCGATTTTGCTATTGATGAACGGCTGCGGACTGGCTGGAACTATGAAAAAGCTGCCAGCATTTTTGCAGAAGCTAAAGTCTTTATTGAATGTAGATGGTCAAATATTAATTGACAGTTCAGATATCATCTATATGTTTGACGAGGATGAAGACGGCGGAAGATGGATTAGCAATGAAGCGGAATATTACGGCGAGGTTACTTTTGATATCAGCTATAAAGGTGAAAAAGAGGACACCTTTGATTGGTTGTATATTGATTACAATACTCTGCAGAATGCCGCTTACGCGAATGGACTAAAAGCCGAAATGATTCTAGAAGGCGAGCATTATGACTACTTGGCAAAATTGACGCATCTTTAA
- a CDS encoding 7-carboxy-7-deazaguanine synthase QueE, with protein MLTKSAQDQVDQGTMLPLMEEFYTIQGEGFHTGTAAYFIRVGGCDVGCHWCDVKESWNADLHPPTHIHAMVATATAQANTVVITGGEPLMWNMAPLTQKLKEKGMKVHIETSGAYQLSGVWDWICLSPKKNKLPTESVYEKADELKVIIFNKHDFIFAEEQAARTNPNAILFLQPEWSKRDEMTPLIVDYVMNNPKWRISLQTHKFLNIP; from the coding sequence ATGTTGACAAAAAGCGCCCAAGACCAAGTAGACCAAGGTACAATGCTTCCACTGATGGAAGAATTTTACACAATACAAGGAGAAGGTTTCCACACCGGAACCGCAGCCTATTTTATTCGCGTTGGCGGATGCGATGTTGGCTGTCATTGGTGCGATGTCAAAGAAAGTTGGAATGCGGATCTTCATCCACCCACCCATATTCACGCCATGGTTGCAACCGCAACTGCACAAGCAAATACAGTAGTCATTACAGGTGGCGAACCACTAATGTGGAATATGGCTCCGCTTACACAAAAATTAAAAGAAAAAGGAATGAAAGTTCATATCGAAACCTCGGGAGCCTATCAGCTATCAGGTGTATGGGACTGGATTTGCCTATCGCCGAAGAAAAATAAACTTCCAACCGAATCTGTGTATGAAAAAGCAGATGAGCTAAAAGTAATTATCTTTAACAAACACGACTTCATCTTTGCCGAAGAGCAAGCAGCTCGTACTAATCCAAATGCGATTCTATTCCTGCAACCAGAATGGAGCAAGCGAGACGAGATGACACCGCTTATCGTTGACTACGTAATGAATAATCCAAAATGGAGAATTTCGCTACAAACACATAAATTTCTAAATATTCCTTAA
- a CDS encoding tetratricopeptide repeat protein encodes MNNTKMKMVTMTLLATGFVMNAQDINQAAKAVDAEKYDTAKTMLKSIIQSNENDGRAAYLLGREYLREEKVDSAKIYFDKGLAAGKDNRMNYIGLGQIELNKNNIAAAVSNFDQATQKMRRKDTEELVYVARAYMNADKPNYNKAIEVLNKAKMANPEDAQVYLALGDAYYGLSNQNEAYSNYRNAFRLDDKLLRAKMQLGVLLKGAKAYNEAIKSFNEVIAIDKSYGPVYRELAETYYKWGANDKSKFDANIKIALGFYDKYMSLTDYSLDSRMRHADFLILARDYKALEQEAIAMQKLDKVNPRIKRYLGYAAYENGNTDLAISSLNEYISNPANKIIGRDYLYLGLAKIKKSSEVEGKTDTAMYEKGIADIRKAVELEPTTTADLNQLGQEAYTNRDFNKAAAIFEIATSNPQSPNFLIDNLYLGNSIYYANTRKDVVKVDKLALEKADKAFGNVITASPTTADAYIFRARTNKLLEKDEMMAQYYEDFLKVVKEKGPEEMEANKVKAVEAYNNIGAHYANSDKTKAIEYFNKALALDPANNYATQSIQSLK; translated from the coding sequence ATGAATAATACAAAAATGAAAATGGTTACAATGACCCTTCTAGCGACTGGTTTTGTAATGAACGCACAAGATATTAATCAAGCAGCCAAAGCTGTGGATGCTGAGAAATATGATACTGCCAAAACAATGTTGAAATCAATTATACAATCAAATGAAAATGATGGTAGAGCTGCATACCTCTTAGGTCGCGAATATTTGCGTGAAGAAAAAGTAGACTCGGCAAAAATTTATTTTGACAAAGGTCTTGCGGCAGGCAAAGACAACAGAATGAACTATATTGGTTTGGGGCAAATTGAGCTCAATAAAAATAATATAGCTGCTGCGGTTTCAAATTTTGATCAAGCAACGCAAAAGATGAGACGCAAGGATACTGAGGAGTTGGTGTATGTAGCGAGAGCTTATATGAATGCTGATAAACCAAATTACAACAAGGCGATCGAAGTTTTGAACAAAGCAAAGATGGCAAATCCAGAAGATGCTCAGGTTTATTTGGCACTAGGAGATGCCTATTACGGTCTTAGTAATCAAAATGAGGCATACTCTAATTACAGAAATGCTTTTAGGCTAGATGACAAATTGCTTCGCGCAAAAATGCAACTCGGTGTTTTGCTTAAAGGTGCAAAAGCATATAATGAAGCGATTAAATCATTTAATGAAGTTATCGCAATAGATAAATCATATGGTCCTGTTTACCGTGAACTTGCTGAAACTTATTACAAATGGGGAGCAAATGACAAAAGTAAGTTTGATGCAAATATCAAGATAGCCTTAGGGTTTTATGACAAATATATGTCACTTACAGATTATTCGTTAGACTCGAGAATGCGTCATGCAGATTTCCTGATTCTTGCCCGCGACTATAAAGCACTGGAGCAAGAAGCAATTGCTATGCAGAAATTAGATAAAGTTAATCCACGAATCAAACGCTATTTAGGATATGCAGCTTACGAAAATGGAAATACAGATCTTGCTATTTCATCTTTAAATGAATATATTTCAAATCCAGCAAACAAGATTATTGGACGAGATTACTTGTACCTAGGTCTGGCAAAAATTAAAAAATCTTCGGAAGTAGAAGGGAAAACTGATACAGCAATGTACGAAAAAGGTATAGCCGATATCAGAAAAGCAGTTGAACTTGAGCCAACTACCACAGCCGATTTAAATCAATTAGGACAAGAAGCGTATACAAATAGAGATTTTAATAAAGCAGCTGCGATTTTTGAAATTGCGACTTCTAATCCTCAATCACCAAACTTTTTAATTGATAATTTATATTTAGGAAACTCAATTTATTACGCTAATACAAGAAAAGATGTTGTAAAAGTTGATAAGTTAGCTCTAGAAAAGGCGGATAAAGCTTTTGGAAATGTAATTACCGCTTCACCAACTACGGCCGATGCATACATTTTTAGAGCTAGAACCAATAAATTATTAGAGAAAGATGAGATGATGGCTCAATACTATGAAGATTTCTTGAAAGTAGTAAAAGAAAAAGGTCCAGAAGAAATGGAAGCTAATAAAGTAAAAGCAGTTGAAGCTTACAACAATATTGGAGCACATTATGCAAATTCAGATAAAACAAAAGCTATTGAATATTTCAATAAAGCACTTGCCTTAGATCCTGCAAATAATTATGCAACTCAATCTATTCAGTCTCTTAAATAA
- a CDS encoding PstS family phosphate ABC transporter substrate-binding protein yields the protein MKNIWNVLACSIVILAAISCKDKEEGRETVLTGEATVAVDESILPIMQDQVEVFQDAYKATINLKASSESEVVNALMQDSVQIAVLARDLSDTEIGVFKNRKVTPKVTKFAIDAIALIANKSSNDTIIALSDVVSFLKGENIAGVDGIVFDNLNSSIARQILEMANIGKEIPKNVFSFKTNEEVVKYVSENKGMIGVIGINWILQPSPNMQKYIDNVHILSVKGLNSDKYIAPTQNNLAERSYPLARDLFIVNIQGRAGLGMGFASFVAGERGQRIILKAGLLPTRMPGRNLILRKTINVEKK from the coding sequence ATGAAAAATATCTGGAATGTACTAGCTTGTTCGATTGTTATTCTTGCTGCTATTTCTTGTAAGGATAAAGAAGAAGGAAGAGAAACCGTCCTTACCGGTGAGGCAACCGTGGCTGTAGATGAAAGTATTCTGCCAATAATGCAGGATCAAGTAGAAGTTTTTCAAGATGCTTATAAAGCCACCATTAATTTAAAAGCTAGTTCCGAATCGGAGGTAGTTAACGCATTAATGCAAGATTCTGTACAGATTGCAGTATTGGCGAGAGATCTTAGTGATACGGAAATAGGCGTTTTTAAAAATAGAAAAGTTACTCCAAAAGTTACTAAATTTGCTATAGATGCAATTGCTTTGATTGCAAATAAATCAAGTAACGACACAATTATAGCCTTGTCTGATGTAGTAAGCTTTCTGAAAGGAGAGAATATAGCTGGAGTCGATGGAATCGTATTTGACAATTTAAATTCAAGTATCGCCAGACAGATTTTAGAAATGGCAAATATTGGAAAAGAGATTCCTAAAAATGTTTTCTCCTTTAAGACAAATGAAGAAGTTGTAAAATATGTGTCAGAGAATAAGGGAATGATTGGTGTCATTGGAATAAATTGGATTCTGCAACCTTCTCCAAATATGCAAAAGTACATTGATAACGTCCACATTCTTAGCGTTAAAGGTCTTAACTCTGACAAGTATATTGCGCCAACGCAAAACAATCTCGCAGAACGTTCGTACCCTTTGGCACGTGATTTGTTTATAGTAAATATACAAGGAAGAGCTGGACTCGGAATGGGTTTTGCCTCATTTGTTGCAGGTGAACGTGGACAGAGAATAATTTTGAAAGCAGGTTTGCTGCCAACAAGAATGCCTGGAAGAAATTTGATACTTAGAAAGACTATTAACGTAGAAAAGAAATAA
- a CDS encoding energy transducer TonB has protein sequence MKLDIFKQKWVDLVFEGKNKTYGAYDLRTQNPGTTLKALLLGVLIFSFLVATPMISKFMGKDKVVVEEDMDKKIVTIKLPPKKIEEPIVPLAPPPPPPPRVDQVKFVKPVVAKAEEVVEEPPKIKDIVKKQIGDETIKGDPDAKLTIEPVGKGPIDATGGEDTKIYSTAGIEQKPEFPGGIANFYKFVGNNFKAPEEEGLKGKVLVTFVVEKDGTLTDIKVVRDIGFGTAAEAIRVLKKSPKWAPGEQNGKKVRVQYSLPITIQSAY, from the coding sequence ATGAAATTAGACATATTTAAACAAAAATGGGTTGATCTTGTTTTTGAGGGTAAAAACAAAACGTACGGCGCGTATGATTTGCGTACTCAAAACCCAGGTACAACTTTAAAAGCGCTATTATTGGGTGTTCTAATTTTTAGCTTTCTTGTTGCAACTCCTATGATATCCAAGTTTATGGGTAAAGATAAAGTGGTAGTTGAAGAAGATATGGACAAGAAAATCGTGACAATCAAATTGCCGCCTAAAAAGATTGAAGAACCAATAGTGCCTCTTGCACCACCACCGCCACCACCTCCACGAGTTGATCAGGTGAAATTTGTGAAACCAGTGGTTGCAAAAGCAGAAGAAGTTGTAGAAGAACCACCAAAAATTAAAGACATCGTCAAAAAGCAAATTGGAGACGAAACTATTAAGGGTGATCCTGATGCAAAATTGACAATCGAACCAGTAGGGAAGGGTCCAATCGACGCTACAGGAGGAGAAGATACTAAAATTTACAGCACGGCAGGAATTGAGCAAAAACCTGAATTTCCAGGTGGTATTGCCAACTTCTACAAATTTGTTGGTAATAACTTTAAAGCCCCAGAAGAAGAAGGATTAAAAGGGAAAGTTTTGGTAACATTTGTAGTTGAGAAAGATGGAACTTTAACAGATATTAAAGTTGTTAGAGACATTGGATTTGGTACTGCAGCCGAAGCAATTAGAGTACTTAAGAAATCTCCAAAATGGGCACCAGGAGAACAAAACGGTAAAAAGGTTAGAGTTCAGTACTCATTGCCTATTACAATACAATCTGCTTATTAA
- a CDS encoding ExbD/TolR family protein, with the protein MAELNSGGDSGKKGGKVRSKKLSSKVDLTAMVDLAFLLITFFMLTTSLSKPQSMDLGMPDKDEKVDTEFKVDENRTMTVLLGADNQLQYYMGIMNTPMAPAKIAYGRDGLRKELIKRKAEVLQYSTNKGKPEQGLIVIIKPSKKSNYRNLVDVLDEMAIADVPTYAIVDISPEEVTVLEGGK; encoded by the coding sequence ATGGCTGAATTAAATAGCGGAGGCGACTCTGGAAAAAAGGGCGGCAAAGTTAGAAGTAAAAAACTAAGTTCGAAAGTTGACTTAACTGCAATGGTGGATTTGGCATTCTTATTGATTACTTTCTTTATGCTAACTACCTCTCTATCAAAACCTCAATCTATGGATTTGGGTATGCCAGACAAAGATGAAAAAGTAGATACCGAATTCAAAGTCGATGAGAATCGTACAATGACCGTATTACTGGGGGCAGATAATCAATTGCAATATTATATGGGTATTATGAATACTCCTATGGCACCAGCAAAAATTGCTTATGGTAGAGATGGTTTAAGAAAAGAGTTAATTAAAAGAAAGGCGGAGGTTTTGCAGTATTCTACGAATAAAGGTAAACCAGAGCAAGGACTAATAGTTATTATCAAGCCGAGTAAGAAATCAAATTACAGAAACTTGGTTGATGTATTAGATGAAATGGCAATAGCAGATGTTCCTACATATGCAATTGTTGATATCTCGCCAGAAGAAGTGACTGTGTTAGAAGGTGGGAAATAA
- a CDS encoding ExbD/TolR family protein: MAKVKTRNNATAVDMTAMCDVAFLLLTFFILTATAKQPEPLAVDTPVSSVQTKLPDTDLATITIGKGKVFFGVVGGDVRVRTLELMGEKYGVTFSENEKKRFSLIEGFGVPIEQLKSVIAMSNTERMEEGSQSTIPKDSLNNQLADWIRSARQANIDLADKQLQFAIKGDAEEQYPEIKQIIDMLQEQKVNSFNLVTGLRGKDF, translated from the coding sequence ATGGCTAAAGTAAAAACGAGAAATAATGCGACCGCTGTCGATATGACTGCGATGTGCGACGTTGCCTTCTTACTGCTTACTTTCTTCATCTTAACTGCAACCGCAAAACAACCAGAACCGTTGGCAGTAGATACACCAGTATCTAGTGTACAGACAAAGTTGCCAGATACTGATCTAGCAACAATTACTATCGGAAAAGGAAAAGTGTTCTTCGGCGTTGTAGGTGGAGATGTTAGAGTGCGAACGTTAGAATTAATGGGTGAAAAGTACGGAGTTACTTTTTCTGAAAATGAGAAGAAACGTTTTTCTCTTATCGAAGGATTTGGAGTCCCAATAGAACAGCTTAAATCTGTGATCGCGATGTCTAATACCGAGCGTATGGAAGAAGGATCACAAAGTACAATTCCTAAAGATTCTCTAAATAATCAATTAGCAGACTGGATTAGAAGCGCACGTCAAGCTAACATTGATTTGGCAGACAAGCAGTTACAATTTGCGATAAAAGGAGATGCAGAAGAGCAGTATCCTGAAATTAAACAAATTATTGATATGTTACAAGAGCAGAAAGTGAATAGCTTTAATCTGGTAACGGGCTTGAGAGGAAAAGATTTTTAA
- a CDS encoding MotA/TolQ/ExbB proton channel family protein: protein MAKVKKEVGITGGNIFSLIVIVACIGMGALIWRYIMGNPANFENGDNTGHPLAGNLLGMVYKGGKIVPVLLGLVLMVVVFSIERFFVISKATGTGSLDKFMTKVQTEISAGNIEGAIAECDKQKGSVANAIRSALIKYQEVKKEGFDSESAAETIQKEIEEATSLEMPMLEKNMTVLSSLVSLGTLAGLLGTVMGMITAFGALATSGAPDQAALANGISEALINTATGIFASALAIISYNFFTSKIDVLTYAIDEASSTIVNTYRRSRGSLKN, encoded by the coding sequence ATGGCAAAAGTTAAAAAAGAAGTTGGTATTACAGGAGGAAATATATTTTCTTTAATTGTAATCGTTGCGTGTATCGGAATGGGAGCTTTGATTTGGAGATATATCATGGGTAATCCTGCTAACTTCGAAAATGGTGACAATACAGGACATCCTTTAGCGGGTAATCTTTTAGGGATGGTTTATAAAGGAGGAAAGATTGTACCAGTTCTTCTTGGTTTAGTACTTATGGTAGTTGTGTTCTCAATTGAGCGTTTCTTCGTAATTTCTAAAGCTACAGGTACAGGAAGTTTAGATAAATTTATGACAAAGGTACAAACAGAAATTAGCGCTGGTAATATAGAAGGTGCAATTGCTGAATGTGATAAACAAAAAGGTTCAGTTGCAAATGCAATTCGCTCAGCACTGATTAAATACCAAGAAGTTAAGAAAGAAGGTTTTGATAGTGAAAGTGCTGCTGAAACAATTCAAAAAGAAATAGAAGAAGCTACTTCTCTAGAAATGCCTATGTTGGAGAAAAATATGACTGTATTGTCATCTTTAGTATCTCTAGGAACATTAGCTGGTCTTCTAGGAACGGTAATGGGGATGATTACAGCGTTTGGTGCACTTGCTACTTCTGGAGCACCAGATCAAGCTGCGCTTGCAAATGGTATTTCTGAGGCACTTATTAATACTGCAACTGGTATTTTTGCTTCTGCATTAGCAATTATCTCTTACAACTTCTTTACATCTAAAATTGACGTTCTTACTTATGCAATTGACGAAGCGAGTTCTACAATTGTAAACACGTACAGACGTTCAAGAGGAAGCTTAAAAAACTAA